From Cercospora beticola chromosome 6, complete sequence, a single genomic window includes:
- a CDS encoding uncharacterized protein (antiSMASH:Cluster_5), which produces MHLMWQQQTDPSRVIWLQEKNSSDYSSTLLAGGCQLHILSTCSGLTNLHRYNEEKRFEERKRLFNVFELKTLAANAIHRDVKDIVYFDKLGEGAANRAFLIRMRDGFSLVARIPYAFIKPRDMLVASEAATLTFLHSKGLPVPKVYGYSATSDNAAGVEYIFMEHSVGQDLSSIWFDTTSEQRRQFVKSLVDLECRMGAMAFPASGSLFFRRDLPAGTSGIAIDSNVEETSGPLVVGPSVAQPLWFGKRADLSIDRGPFRKAKQVLESGARKELEYLRKYGRPLLPFDRIRRETFDLERQLPETHADSLEKYLSIIDYILLNGDKDLLLPTLRHPDLRPANIFVSRDFTITSIIDWQHSVILPALLNAGMPDDLNNSRDLVSQDLETPRLPTNMESMTEDEQAEQLAIFRERELHHEYVTRTAEKNPDHLNALRYPYSTGRRKLFHLASAPWQGDNIPLRSTLIFFKQRWDKFSTNPDVPCPILFSEAEEEKCMRLDDSEREAEEQMRDTKEMLGVGPEGWVPNNHYEAAKEAVGEMKKLALERAETEIDRIAVSEHWVFDDMDEDEYL; this is translated from the exons ATGCATCTtatgtggcagcagcagacagatCCATCTCGCGTCATCTGGCTACAGGAGAAGAACTCGAGCGACTATTCCAGTACACTTCTGGCAGGTGGCTGTCAGTTACACATTTTGTCCACCTGCTCTGGACTCACAAATCTGCACAGATACAATGAAGAGAAGCGGTTTGAGGAACGCAAGCGTCTCTTTAACGTGTTCGAGCTGAAGACGCTGGCCGCGAATGCCATTCACCGAGATGTCAAAGACATTGTCTACTTCGACAAGCTTGGAGAAGGAGCTGCGAACCGAGCTTTCCTCATTCGCATGCGAGACGGCTTTTCCCTTGTGGCTCGCATACCATATGCCTTCATCAAACCTCGTGATATGCTAGTCGCCAGCGAGGCAGCAACGTTGACCTTCCTCCATTCTAAGGGACTGCCTGTGCCGAAGGTCTACGGCTACTCGGCGACAAGCGACAATGCTGCCGGTGTTGAATATATCTTCATGGAACACAGTGTTGGCCAAGACCTCTCTTCCATCTGGTTTGACACGACTTCTGAGCAGCGACGTCAATTTGTCAAGAGTCTCGTTGACCTGGAGTGCCGTATGGGCGCCATGGCATTCCCTGCCAGCGGGAGCTTGTTCTTCAGACGGGACCTTCCTGCTGGTACCTCTGGCATTGCGATAGATTCGAATGTCGAGGAGACTTCAGGTCCGCTTGTGGTTGGGCCCAGTGTCGCTCAACCATTGTGGTTTGGGAAGCGGGCCGACCTCTCGATCGATCGTGGACCAT TCAGAAAAGCGAAGCAAGTTCTGGAAAGCGGCGCTAGAAAAGAGCTCGAGTACTTGCGGAAATATGGTCGTCCACTGCTGCCATTCGATCGTATACGCAGAGAAACTTTCGATCTCGAGCGACAGTTACCGGAGACTCACGCCGACAGCCTCGAGAAGTATCTGAGTATCATCGACTATATCCTATTGAACGGGGATAAAGATTTGTTGCTGCCCACATTGAGGCACCCGGATCTACGACCCGCCAACATCTTTGTTTCTCGCGATTTCACGATCACATCGATCATCGACTGGCAGCATAGCGTCATTCTTCCAGCGCTGTTGAACGCAGGCATGCCAGACGACCTCAACAACTCTCGCGACCTAGTCTCACAAGATCTTGAAACGCCGCGACTCCCCACGAACATGGAAAGCATGACAGAAGACGAGCAAGCCGAACAGCTGGCAATCTTTCGCGAACGCGAACTTCACCACGAATACGTCACACGCACTGCTGAGAAGAACCCAGATCATTTGAATGCACTGAGATACCCCTACTCGACTGGCCGGCGCAAGCTCTTCCATCTGGCCAGCGCCCCTTGGCAAGGAGACAACATCCCACTACGATCAactctcatcttcttcaaacAGCGTTGGGACAAGTTTTCGACAAATCCAGACGTCCCATGTCCAATCCTCTTCTCCGAAGCCGAGGAGGAAAAATGCATGCGTTTGGACGATTCAGAACGTGAAGCTGAGGAGCAAATGAGAGATACGAAAGAAATGCTCGGCGTTGGACCGGAAGGCTGGGTACCCAATAATCATTACGAAGCGGCCAAGGAGGCTGTGggggagatgaagaagcttGCGCTTGAGCGCGCGGAGACGGAAATAGACAGGATTGCGGTGAGTGAGCATTGGGTGTTCGATGAtatggatgaggatgagtaCCTCTGA